GTATTTAAGCCGAGCAATACGGAATTGCGATTCAATACGCTTCGTTTGCGCATTGATTTCGCACATGACAACGATTATAGCGCAGATGATAATGCTTATTCTATACGTTGAACTCATACAAAAATAAAATAGAAAATAAGAGGAATAATGACAATTTGTGTAATTATAGCAACACTTTAAACCTGCACAAAAGGATATTTCTCTACCGTGAAAGATATTTCGAATATTTCAGAACGAAAATATCTTTTCCGAAAGGAATGTCTTTCCCTTGATACAACACAAATCCTTTCTCCCCTTTTCGCAGCAGTTGGCGTATAGAGTTCGCCATCTCTGGACGAAATGTCTTCGTGCTTTTGACTTCAACATATTCCAAAGTATTTCTTCTGTCAATAATCAGATCAACTTCAACACCATGATTCGTGCGAAAATAATACAGCTCAGAATGTGATTTGGTATGAAGTTCCTTTTTTGCTATTTCGGAAATGATGTAATTTTCGAAGAGGTTTCCATAGTGATGATTCCGTTGCATTGCTTCCGCATCATCAATTCCAAGAAGGTAGGAAATCAACCCCGTGTCATAAAAATAAACTTTAGGGCTTTTGATAATTCTTTTGCCAAAATTTTTAAAGTATGGCCTTACAAGGAAAATAACATATGAAGCTTCAAGTATGGAAATCCATTGTTTGATTGTCGGAACACTGACACCAATGTCTCGCGAAAGATCCGAATAGTTAACAATCTGTCCGACACGAGCTGCAAGCAAACCAATGCATTGTCTGAATTCACGGATATCGCCAATATTACTGAGTGAGCGCACATCTCTGGAAAGATATGTTTCCAGATACGATGAATACCATCCTTTGCTTTCCCTGTAATTCCTCATCACCAACTCGGGGTAACTGCCGAAGACAATCGATGATGTTCTTCGACGTGCTGGCAACTCACTATATTGGAAGGGTAACAATGTTAATAAACCGATCCGTCCGGCTAAACTTTCCGAAACATACTTCATAAATGCAAACTGGCTTGATCCGGTCAGAACAAACTTTCCATATCGTTGACGATCTCGATCAACCGCCAATTTTATATGACTGAAAATATCAGGTACGATCTGCACTTCATCAAACACAACAGCATCATTAAATTTGTCCATAAACGCTGCTGGGTCTTTGTGATATTCTTCCGCAACGCGATAGTCGTCAAACGTCACATAACGGTATTTCTTCGAAAGAAGATGTTGCAGCATTGTCGATTTACCGGATTGACGGGGTCCGGTAATGCCTACCACGGGAAACGAGGAAAGGTATTGTTTAATGATCGGTTCGGCAATACGATGAATATACGGCATAGGCTTAATTGTGTAAATTTAAGATGACACTTTAAATTTACACAAAGAGATCTTAATGCGCAAGAACGGTGCATGATACGCTGCCAGCGTCATCTTATACCATGATGGTGGAATGCGGCAACTGCGAGAGTTTGATCGTGTCGCTCTTTGTCCGTCTCTGACAAGCCAAACCATTGACCGGAATAGCTGAGAAGATCCATCTGGAGAATACTGCAAGATTGAATATAACCGTCCTTGACAAACCGTCAAATATTTTTATATTTAATACTAATGAAATCGTTCAATTCATATACTTTTTTACGTTTTGCGCATCTCTATCAGCGATTGTCGGATCGACCCATCCGCACACTCAATATCGCCGATATATCGATCACCACTGCTCCGTCCCCGCGTCCGTAAGCGGACACTATAATTACATACACTCGCCTGTTGGAACGACAGTCTAAAACGTTCCGCAAATAGACCTGAGACGGTTTTTTTCATTTATTTATCCTTAGCGCAATGCGGAGAACGTTATGAACACTCAAGATTATATTGTATTAGAAGAACAATTTGGCGCACACAATTATCACCCTTTGGATGTTGTCGTCACGAAGGCAGAGGGAGTTTGGGTGACCGATGTCGACGGAAATCGTTATCTAGATTGCCTTGCTGCATATTCAGCAGTTAATCAAGGACATTGTCATCCGAAAATTTATCAAGCGTTTATTGAACAAGCAAAGAATGTAACGCTGACCAGCCGGGCGTTTCGCAACGATAAGCTTTCACTTCTCTACAAAAAACTGCAT
The Bacteroidota bacterium DNA segment above includes these coding regions:
- a CDS encoding ATP-binding protein is translated as MPYIHRIAEPIIKQYLSSFPVVGITGPRQSGKSTMLQHLLSKKYRYVTFDDYRVAEEYHKDPAAFMDKFNDAVVFDEVQIVPDIFSHIKLAVDRDRQRYGKFVLTGSSQFAFMKYVSESLAGRIGLLTLLPFQYSELPARRRTSSIVFGSYPELVMRNYRESKGWYSSYLETYLSRDVRSLSNIGDIREFRQCIGLLAARVGQIVNYSDLSRDIGVSVPTIKQWISILEASYVIFLVRPYFKNFGKRIIKSPKVYFYDTGLISYLLGIDDAEAMQRNHHYGNLFENYIISEIAKKELHTKSHSELYYFRTNHGVEVDLIIDRRNTLEYVEVKSTKTFRPEMANSIRQLLRKGEKGFVLYQGKDIPFGKDIFVLKYSKYLSR